Proteins from a single region of Strix aluco isolate bStrAlu1 chromosome 18, bStrAlu1.hap1, whole genome shotgun sequence:
- the ASCC2 gene encoding activating signal cointegrator 1 complex subunit 2 isoform X4: MPLQELKDIVLYLCDTCTTLWAFLDVFPLACQTFQKHEFCYRLASFYELAVAELESAIKKRRYEDNSVFADLWRRISHSRKKMIEAFHILINQVCLQPILESSCENIQPFIEEFLQIFTSVLQERRFLRDYDELFPVEDDVSLLQQASSTLDETRTAYILQAVESAWEGVDRKKAQVVKDPTPPAASNGASAIAESTAEDMEELGAAYASEDECAGAAAAPIAKVSGVELDSLISQVKDLLPDLGEGFILACLEEYSYNAEQVINNILEDKLVPYLDKLDRTMQRQLKPDPTPLVTSRYNVFQNDEFDVFSRDSVDVSRIQKGKRREKDTTRSLLNDKRLVAEQKERYSQYSVIVEEIPVQQGEAQLYREDYEDEYDDTYDGNQVGANDADSDDELISRRPFTIPQVLRPKGQEEGQEEEEEDEEEEEEEAEKERTKDHFVQDPAVLRERAEARRLAYLARKGHKHDSSAVVGNVKGHGQNRETVQERRKKEANKSTRANHNRRVMADRKRNKGMIPS; the protein is encoded by the exons GAGCTGAAGGATATTGTGCTGTACTTATGTGACACTTGCACGACACTCTGGGCATTTCTTGATGTCTTCCCGTTGGCTTGCCAGACCTTCCAAAAACATGAGTTTTGTTACAG ATTGGCTTCGTTTTATGAATTGGCAGTTGCTGAGCTGGAATCTGCAATTAAGAAGAGGCGTTATGAGGATAACAG TGTTTTTGCTGATTTGTGGAGGAGAATTTCGCATTCCAGAAAGAAGATGATAGAAGCTTTTCACATCCTAATAAACCAAGTCTGTCTGCAGCCCATCTTAGAAAGCAG ctgtgagAATATTCAGCCTTTTATTGAGGAATTTCTACAGATCTTCACTTCGGTGCTTCAGGAAAGGAG ATTTCTCCGTGACTATGATGAGCTGTTTCCTGTTGAGGATGATGTCAGTCTGCTTCAGCAAGCATCCTCCACACT AGATGAGACCAGGACAGCCTATATCCTCCAAGCAGTGGAAAGTGCGTGGGAAGGGGTAGACAGGAAAAAAGCACAAGTCGTTAAAGATCCAACACCACCAGCAGCATCTAATGGAGCATCAGCAATAGCAGAGAGCACTGCTGAGGACATGGAAGAGCTCGGGGCTGCATATGCATCAGAGGATGAG TGTGCTGGTGCAGCTGCTGCGCCCATTGCCAAGGTGTCAGGGGTGGAGCTGGACTCTCTGATCTCTCAAGTGAAAGACTTGCTGCCAGACCTTGGTGAGGGCTTCATCCTGGCCTGCCTGGAAGAGTACAGTTACAATGCGGAGCAAGTGATCAACAACATTCTAGAAGATAAGCTGGTGCCATACTTGGATAAGCTGGATCGAACAATGCAAAG acagcTGAAGCCAGACCCTACTCCTCTAGTCACTTCTCGCTATAATGTTTTCCAGAATGATGAGTTTGATGTTTTCAGTAGGGATTCAGTGGATGTTTCTCGGATACAAAAAGGCAAGCG gagggagaaggacaCGACCAGGAGTTTGCTGAATGACAAACGCCTGGTTGCTGAGCAGAAGGAGCGCTACAGCCAGTACAGTGTGATTGTGGAGGAGATCCCTGTGCAGCAAGGGGAGGCTCAGCTCTACAGAGAGGACTATGAGGACGAGTACGACGACACTTACGATGGAAACCAAGTGGGGGCAAACGATGCTGACTCAGATGATGAGCTGATCAGTAGGAG GCCGTTCACAATTCCCCAGGTCTTGAGACCTAAAGGACAGGAGGAAGgacaggaagaagaggaagaggatgaagaggaggaggaggaggaagctgaaaaggaaagaacaaag GACCATTTTGTGCAGGACCCAGCTGTGCTGCGGGAGAGAGCTGAAGCCAGGCGGCTGGCCTACCTCGCGAGGAAGGG GCACAAGCACGACAGCTCTGCTGTTGTTGGGAATGTGAAGGGCCACGGGCAGAACCGGGAAACAGTGCAGGAAcgaaggaagaaggaagcaaacaaaagcaCAAGAGCTAACCATAATCGGCGAGTCATGGCTGACAGAAAGCGGAATAAAGGCATGATTCCTTCCTGA
- the UQCR10 gene encoding cytochrome b-c1 complex subunit 9, with protein MALLRQAYGALFRRTSTFALTIVLGAVLFERAFDQGADAIFEHLNEGKLWKHIKHKYEK; from the exons ATGGCGCTGCTGCGGCAGGCGTACGGCGCGCTCTTCCGCCGCACCTCCACCTTCGCCCTCACCATCGTCCTGGGCGCCGTCCTCTTCGAGCGCGCCTTCGACCAGGGCGCCGACGCCATCTTCGAGCACCTCAACGAGGGG AAACTGTGGAAACACATCAAGCACAAGTATGAGAAGTGA